The following DNA comes from Pseudorasbora parva isolate DD20220531a chromosome 8, ASM2467924v1, whole genome shotgun sequence.
CATAGGCACATTCAAGTATTGATCCTGTAAATGATCTATAACACATACTAGTTACAACAACagataaacaaaagaaaaaactgaaGCAAGATTTACTAGTAACAAACTATAGGATGCAAATGCCTTTCTTACCACCATAAAAATAGAGTAGCTCTTGATTtagttacattttacaataagttTAACATCATTTATTGTGAGACGATGTCCAAAGAGAGGTCAAGAGCGTGTCAGAGAAATGAAAACTGTGAGTTTAGTCAGTACAAGACATTTCATCATATCAACCATCTCCAGTTTGTCTGTTAGCTTAGCCAGTACCGCTATCTGTCATATTTAAGCTTCAAAGACAATAAACTGAGCAATGACAGTGATTTATAATGCTTCCTGAAAGTAACACATATATAAGGCATGACAGAAATGTGCAGGTGAATATTAATGAAGAGACATTTGTACTTACCCGAGGTTTTGTGTTTTGAATTTGGATCAACAGAGGTCCTCACAAAACGCCACAGTAAAGCTGACATGCAGCGGAAACAACAGATgcttcagccaatcagaggtgAGCAACATAGACGAGTAGCCAATAGATTTAGGATAAAGGCGGGCATTAAGTCATTTCTGACGAATCGGGGATGGCAAGACCtgtttaggttttttttgttcGCTAAACGCTTCAAACGCGTCGTTAAAATTAACCTTCGCAACACGGTACAGTGTTATATAAAGCAAGGTTTATTTGGTTCGTGATATTACGAACATTTCCACGTTTTAAAATGCGCACAGCTGCCTGGATAAACATGCATGTTACATCCATAGACCGTAAGGTTACATCACGTCACGCTGCTCTGTTTATTTACATCGAAGTATCGCGTGATGATCAGCAGCCGAGATACTTCGCTCAACCTCGGCTTTCTTCGGAAAAATCTATGTAGCGgttctcaacttttttttacggtctatgttcTCAACTTCAAAGCATTTAACTTCAAATGATTGACCCCGGTTTCACAGATAAGGCTTAAGCTAGTcctagaataaaatgttttttgatcTATTTTAActgaaaccaaaaaaaaaaacataaaaacagtaatgtttttttcttttctttctaaaGCATGTTAATAAAAACGAATTGAATGTGTCTAATTAAACTACGGTTTAATCATGCCGTAATATAAACCCTCTGTGAAGCCAGGATTCCATCATGCTAACTGAAATACTATTTTTTGTTTTCACTTGTCACATCAACAACAATGTGCAATGTTTTCATTATATAACAAAGATTTGTTGtaaaaaatgttataattttattGACCTGTTTAGCATAGCAGCACCTTCAGTTTAGAATGACAATTTCTCCCATcagaggaaaaaaacaacactaATGAAATACTTGGTAACATTAAAATAAGCATGTTTAAAATCCATAATGCATAATTCATAACGTTCATGCTTGCATatcatattaatattaaaccTTATGACAGAGGGTTAAGACAtcagtgaacactacacacgaTATACCATTCTCCTTATTCAGTAAAAccatgtacaaaaaaaaaaaaaactatagcaTTGATCCCAAGtagatgaatttttttttgaaacggGTGACATAAGCTGCTGGGAAATATCTTCTCAGAAGatactttttctttcttttttttggtcattttCCCCACAATCTTCCCATTTTCAACAAAGACTGCACAAATTTAACTTAAAGTGCAAAAATCCCTAGTTGACCAATCATGCCGACCTGATAGACCTGAAGCATAACAAAATAGAGGACACACAATTGAGGAAAAcctaaaactaatttaaaatctAACAAGTAagtaaaacataataaaatacactaaaaTATGAGTGTTGTGAATGGAAGCGAGTGATTTTTCTTTTGACAATGTTACTTGCTTCAGGATTTGGTTTCTTTCAGTAGCTTATATGAACTATATGAAGAAAGTCTGACTGCCCAGGCCCAGTTTGAATGTACAGATTGGATTGTAATAGGACCACCAATGTCAGCAAACCCATACAGTAGTCTTCCCATGTTGCTGAAGCAGTGTCTGGACATTTTCAGACTGTTTCTGACCATTGTCTCCCCCATCGCTCCTCGCAGAGGACTGTATGCTCTGTGTCTGAGAGGATGTACATGAGGACTCTTTAAGAGGGGACTGGGACAAGCTTTGACGGGGTTTCTTCAGCACAGGCAATGAGGAATCCTCTAGCACCCGTTTGCCTGTAGGCACTCTATCACAATTGGCCTCATTTTCCAGTGAGTCATTACAAGGCAGGTCCTCATAGTTTGTAAGGCTTTCAGGAGATGATTCAAATATCGTGCTTGTATCACAGCTGCCATTTTTCGTCTCTGGGATGTGCTGAGTGTCAGGAacctaaaaaaagaaagaactacaTGTGAAGCTTGAGTGTGGTGTTATTTTTAATCTTAATCTACACTGCTGTTGTATTGTAAAATAGAAAATCATAAACGTTCCTAACCTGAGTCGGCAAAGAGTCAGTGCAAGATTCGGGAACGGAGCCACACTTTGGTCCCTGTAGATTATACACAATCTCATAAGGTGGCAAGCACTCACTGGATGTCCCGAACGGCTCCAAACTGATAACAATGGCACTAGTATTATCAGCACGGAGCATGCGTTGACGCCATCTCAGTAAGGCATGGTTCACAAGCAGAACGGCATTTGAAACATTATCCTTTTGGTTCTTCGCCTGTTGGAGTAAACATTAAGGTGAGCAAACGTTTCCAGAAGACATTTACAACCTTTCTTGAAGTATCATTTCACATTATTCACCTTGGCATTGTCATTGTCCTGACAAATAGACACAGCCTCCTGAGGCGATACCATGTTCCATAACCCATCACTGCCTAAAATGATGTAACGGTGCTGCTTCAAATCTAGCTTGATAACAGCAGTATCAGGCTCTGGTGACACTACAAACTCTCCGCTGTAGAAGTCGTAACTCCACAGATCACCTGAAGACATATTCATGTACATTACATTACTGGATATGTACAacataaaaaattacatttatgtacAAAAATCAGTTACAATTGGACATATTCAGTTAAGTTTTGATTTGCATTATAAGGTCGATAAAACCTAGGTAGGTCAAACTGTAGTGTTATTCAggttcttttgttgtttgattaacataatGAACAGATATAGCAGAAGGTATATTAATCTCCTGTAACTTTAAAACCTAATGCAGCAATCTAATGTGAGACattattttttctcaaaatatttaCAGGCATATTGATGATAcaattgtgtgtatttgtgcgtTATGACGGCAACTTCAATTGTCCCAAACATTTTTTATGCTGACCCCAGGCCATTACAGTCCTTATTTTCAAGCCCTGACAACCTTGCTAAACCTCAAGTCAACCAGTGTTGCAATTCTACATTCTGTTTGTTGTTGCTAAAGAACAGAGTTTATCATGGTGACATGTTGCAATTTGCAATGCCCAATCTCTGCTGACATGTCAGACTGTTAAGAAACACTCTCAACATTGTCACTGTTTTTCCAAAGATGACCTCATGTTATAAAATCTTGTGAACCCTACCAAGAGCTCGAGCCACAGCCAAAAATGGGATCTGATCGATGACGGTGCTCCTTCTCACTGGCCCATTGTGGGTGAGTCTGGGTCTCTTCCACACGACCCTATTGACTCCAGACTTTTTAATGACACTAGAGGAAAGATGTGAAAATGATCAGTTATGTGTCTCATCATAGTTAAACTTTAATACACAAAAAAACTGCTGACCAAAAATATCCACACCTCTACCTAAAACAACTTTTAAACCAATTTTTAAAGCTCTGGGTGCATAAACAAAAACCAGTCAGACCACTGCAGACACACAGGGTTGAAGTTTATGTTTTCCTGATGAGTGTGGACATAAAACAAAAGGATGATGATGGTTACGTGTTAAGATGAACCCAAAAAGAGGACAACGTGAAAGTCGACCATCAGCTCTGTAGCTAACACATGCCTCAACACATCTTTTATCAGAAGCAGAAGGTGTGACTACTGACTAACTGTTTGAATGAACAAATCACCTGCCACCAAGCCCCTCTattctctccctttcttttgGGAGGTCAGGTTTGTGGTCCTGCGTAATTTCCACCGCTCTAATGAACTCGTCAGAGGGGTCATCCTGCACCCCCAACACTACTGCTGAGTCCCCAACGTGGGCAACAAACATACGGTCGCGTCGTATTACGACGATACTTGCAGTTGTGCCTGATGTGCTAGGAAGTCCTGTAACCGTCTTTGGCCATTCCGCTATAAAAAAGCAGATTATATTAAACAGATTAGATTTCTAAACATATCAGTTATGATTTAATCATTCTGTTTAAAACAGatgcaaaaaaaatctgttgTAGATGgggaagggggaaaaaaaacagttttttttaatgcatgaaAAAGTGTATGGAAACCAGAGACAGCCATGCTAGACATTCGGTTTCAACTCTTCATGCCCCATGTAAGAAAATCACTCAGGTTTGGAATGATGGGTGAATGGTGAAATAAATGATGAAAATTTTGTTGAATTATCCTTTTTACGCAGAATCAAGGACATATTAATCGGTTTTACTTGTCAAAAGAATTGAGCTCATATAATAACTCTGAActctgcttttaaagggataggtcacccaaaaataaaagtcatcatttactcaccatcaagttgttccaaacctgtatgaatttttcttctcctgaacacaaaagaatatattttgggTAACCACACAGTTGAAGGGCCCGAGTGACAATGATagtatgaagaaaaaaaatactatgttaGTCAATAGGTAACAAAATTTccctttttgggtaaactatcccatTAACTTGGCTCCACTGCTTGTTGTGGCTTTAACACATATACTGTTGTTGTTATATTGTTAGGTTTTGTTGCACTTTCTAGGTGTGCTTATATTATAAATAGGTATATAATAAGTAAACacatcattgttttttttatacacgCTAGTCACGTGTCTACGCGCTGTGCCCCCATGAGGGGTacagcttcttctttttttggaaGACTGATAAAACTAGTCTTCATGTCATggtgtgaatatttttttttttaaatagatttcttacatgttcatttatttcagtaaaaaaaacaaaaactttaaaTTAGCAGAAATTGCTACGTGCAGCTAGAAAACCAACTCATATTGCGGAGTCAGAAGTGTTGTGCTGTGATTTATGCAAGCATAATACTATTATGATGTGCTGTCACTCAAATTCAGATGTGGATTAATTGTTCGGTGTGGCCTGCAGGGGTTGTGCAACTTCTTTTGGCGGGATGCATCTGATGTTGCAACCCTCATTCAAAATGATCATCTCTGACCCTCCATTGCACGTCCATAAAATGACAGGGACTAGCGTTAAACGAGAACATATCCTATGTTTTTCATAACTTACGTAATTTCTTCCACATAGCATGGTGACAAGAGATGAATCCCTTTCGCAAAGCTGCGCACACCTCGTCGTCGTCTTTGGACCAAAAGCCTCTTTGTTTTTTGATGTGGTTCCACAAATGGTCGCGAGCAAAGCGCGCGGCGTCCGGACCCCCGTGTCCGTCGAAAACCGCGAACATAGCCACAGCCCGGGGACCACGGGTGTTTTTGGACGAGAAAGACGAGGGCATCGACGCCTGCTGAAGAGTAGAGCTAGGCTCATCATCTTGAACATAGGTAACAGTGATAGATCCAGGGATGGAGTCTTGGATTGAAGCGTCGTGGTTTTGGTCTTTTGCTAATGCCGCGATCTCGCCACGTTCGGCGGCGTCCAGTTCATCCTCACTCGGCTCATCCTCCTGCTTCATCGTGACCAAGTCCTCCATGTATTTCCTACCGCCTTGATCATAATAAATACTAGCTCGAGATGAAAATATCCCATCCATGTTTTGATCGGACATAAAGGCCTTTAGAATAGCAGCGTTTAATGTTTGGGGAGGCTCGGGCCGGGTACGCGCTTTCCTCTTTGTTTACCTTCGATGTTGTGGGCATGCGCAGAACCACATGGCAATTCACGGGTCACTGGAAGCCTTTATTTTGACCTTTGATTTGACGAAGAACCATTGCATTGAGAGGGCTATAATATAATAAAGGTATACATTAACAAATATAACAATTAACATATTTTGACCTTTGATTTGATGAAGAACCATTGAGTCCTATtaacatctatctatctatctatctatctatctatctatctatctatctatctatctatatctatctttACTGTAATTTGTCTTGGATATCAGAGCTTTTTGCGATAGCCTATATGCAGTCCTTTTAGTGGATTGAATGCATCCATCATAGAATAGTTAtttctggatggatggatggatggatggatagatagatagatagacagacagactttGAGAATCCTTATGTTAAGCTGTTTCCAGCAGATGGTGCTGTCAGCCTAAAAGAATCAGTAGGGGAGGAACATTATAcactataatttatttataattaaatacaattatacaTCAGTAAAATGTACTAAATTACCATTAATTCAGGATGTTTCCTTTTTAAATGGAAATTGTCAGAATGTATCGTCTTGTGTCTCATTTTACCCCAGCTTAGGGGTAAACTGAGACAGACCAGAGAAATCAAGGGGGTAATGTGAACCAGCTCTGGGTAAACTCTACACTGAATCAACCATAACAATGTTGTACTGTTAGAATCCTGACAGCTATCTTGGCAaccacactctaaaaactaatactatgatttactcaatttttttggtgaaacatttttacactaaaaaaattgagtaaattttagagcagtgaaatcaattatagacaccataagaactgagtaaatgtaagtaaaaaaattaagtagatctgagtaactgcatttgttgcattaacaaattcaattgagtagaaaaaaattgggtaaaaagcattttaaaaaacaatatttatgactaatatgaactgtttttatttatgagtattactaacttgtatagtataactttaatttcctctaaacctttgtaaaatactccacagtgcacacaaacacacttaaacatgacatggcctttattgtcgacgagtacagcaataacgttacagcatatattactgttttgacatgtaaagaatagcagttattttacaacatttaaactcatgtaacaaacattttagaagtaaaaattaaacatttaaaagtaattcaagtgtaatcaaccggtctgttatcccatttccaccgtatcagcgctgtttctcgagccagagatggactaacgttagcagtctgcgggtggactttgaacttgagaccgctgtcctgcgtttcatttgtagctgaaagatgctgcgaggcgccagactccaaacctgacaataaacaaacagtgcccagtttCAATAAGATTTcatcatccaaattcattatattcattatctttacgaataaagttgtgtgttttgagcaacacagcagccgtttcaaagaccaatgccacacgttaacttaaggtgactcacactgtcccagtatattgttttgaattaaataaaatgccttttagcacagtaatgattatatagattaaaacaaaacatacaaacctgaatttcacagaagaaatgccccaattctgcgacgctgagaagaagaaactgctctggtgactgaggagaattcaaatatccgcactcaCTCAACTGTCGAGCTGTCGGCgcgtcagagggtgggggaggggcgcattgttttaatcgagtaaacttactcaatttcttcagtgtgtgttaaatattaataatcttgattttaattaagtaatatttgtggttcttgaaacagatcggtttaattctccattctcaaatattttgaaataaatttcacaaatgtattaagtatatttaaaataaataattggttatttgaatactaaattattttagtgaaaataaCTTCaatataactatacattttagacaaaattaactgttggatttttagtcaattattttggtatgtttaactaaaaccatcaagtaaatgatattgagagattttattaagttaataaagttaattattactgtgatatttactaagccactgaattattttttagagtgcatacAATCCAGGACTAATTTTCGACTAGTAACAGAATCATGGGGATTGGTCAATTAGCcaaaaaaaactttctgaaCACTTTAAAGTAGGCCAactctgaaaaaaaatcaaatacaacataatataattaaaaatgttgtaaTTAACATTCGAATGACAAGATCCAGTTAGATTAGAACACAGACTGGGGGTCAGAAAActcttaagggggtcgcacacttGATGCGAAGAGCCAGCTATCTGGGGGTCAGAGCAAAGGGCAATCAGAAATcataaccctaacctaacccatTTGCTCCAGGgccctgtaccatgatggtagtttaacaagtTACAAGGATTAGTTttaagttgacaaaaccaaaccaatgtgTATGATATAAGTTTTTCTACCGGAATCAATTTGCTTTGGTACAACAGTTGATTAAGTTGACAGGaagaaaatgtacttttacATGAAAAAAACGGGGAAATGGGAGGGGCTTGAAAACATAATGGTCACATGACAGGAATACTAAATACAGGGGGTGTACATTACCTCATTCTCCACTAGGCTTACTTTGCGACCCTTTTTATGTTTCTTTATTCAGAATTAGTACAGTTAATTTCTATATTCACAACTACTTTAGTATTTGACAGTGCAGATTTAGTTAATTAATTATACTCCTCTctttgggtgcgtctcaatcagctccctaattcagtagtcagggcactgatagGGGAGTCAGTactgacttatgtcctgatcagtgccctgactactgaactagggaactgattgagacgcaggctttgtttaattgtttttatcTTCTagcaggtgctggtcatataattagaatatcatcagaaagttgatttatttcactaattccattaaaaaagggaaacttgtatattatattcaatcattacacacagactgatatatttcaaatgtttattccttttaattttgatgattataactgacaactaaggaaaatcccaaattcagtatctcagaaaattagaatattgagaaaaggttcaatattgaagacacctggtgccacactctaataaGCTAATTAACTAAAAACACCTGCAAAgccctttaaatggtctctcagtccaGTTCTGTAGGCTACGCAATTATGGGGAAGAGTACTGATTttacagttgtccaaaagacgaccattgacaccttacACAAGggcacaaaaggtcattgcaaaagagactggctgttcacagagctctgtgtccaagcacctTAATAGAGAGGTGAAGGGAAGGGAAATATGTGGtataaaaaaagtgtacaacCAATAGGGAtaaccctggagaggattgtgaacaaaacaaaaaaaacgttaaaaaatgtgggggagattcacaaagagtggactgctgCTGTAGTCAGTGCTTCGAGAACCACTACGCATAGACGTATACacgacatgggtttcagctgtcacattccttgtgtcaagccactcttgaacgcctgggctaaagacaaaaaggactggactgctgctgagtggtccaaagttatgttctctgatgaaagtcaattttgcatttcctttggaaatcagggtcccagagtcttcggaggaagagaagagaggcacacaatccacgttgcttgaggtccagtgtaaagtttccacagtcagtgatggtttgggatgccatcatctgctggtgttggtccactgtttttcttctgaggtccaaggtcaatccagccgtataccaggaagtttcagtgcacttcatgcttcctgttgctgaccaactttatggagatgtagatttaattttccaacaggacttggcacctgcacacagtgccaaaccaacctggtttaaggaccgtggtatccctgttcttaattggccagcaaacttaCCTGACCTTAATCCCATAGAAAATCCATggagtattgtgaagaggaagatgcaataTGCCAAAAACAACAATGCATAAGAGCTGAAGGCCTCTATCAgggcaacctgggctctcataacacctgagcagtgccacagagtGATCAATCATGCCACACTgatgcagtaattcaggcaaaaggagccccagtATTGAGTGcagtacatgctcatacttttcatgttcatacttttcagttggccaagatttctaaaaatcctttgtattggtcttaagtcttacattttctgagatactaaatttgggattttccttagctGTCAGTTAGCCTAATCGTCAAAGTAAACAAAATAAACCTCAGAAATATACCAGTCTTTAATGAATGGATacgtttcactttttgaatggaattagtgaaataaatcaactttctgATGAAAATCTAATGGACCAgcacatttatttcaaattgtTAAAGCCATATACTAAAAGACTTTTATTTTGCAATTCCGCTTCTTTCACATCTCATCTGGAAGTGGAAGCTAATGTTAGCGGAAGTATATTGAGTGCTAGTCGGGCTCCGTTGATCTAGTGCACTTTACAAGCTACTTTTAGGGGCGCTGCGCTTGTTAGAGGTA
Coding sequences within:
- the ppm1da gene encoding protein phosphatase, Mg2+/Mn2+ dependent, 1Da encodes the protein MSDQNMDGIFSSRASIYYDQGGRKYMEDLVTMKQEDEPSEDELDAAERGEIAALAKDQNHDASIQDSIPGSITVTYVQDDEPSSTLQQASMPSSFSSKNTRGPRAVAMFAVFDGHGGPDAARFARDHLWNHIKKQRGFWSKDDDEVCAALRKGFISCHHAMWKKLPEWPKTVTGLPSTSGTTASIVVIRRDRMFVAHVGDSAVVLGVQDDPSDEFIRAVEITQDHKPDLPKERERIEGLGGSVIKKSGVNRVVWKRPRLTHNGPVRRSTVIDQIPFLAVARALGDLWSYDFYSGEFVVSPEPDTAVIKLDLKQHRYIILGSDGLWNMVSPQEAVSICQDNDNAKAKNQKDNVSNAVLLVNHALLRWRQRMLRADNTSAIVISLEPFGTSSECLPPYEIVYNLQGPKCGSVPESCTDSLPTQVPDTQHIPETKNGSCDTSTIFESSPESLTNYEDLPCNDSLENEANCDRVPTGKRVLEDSSLPVLKKPRQSLSQSPLKESSCTSSQTQSIQSSARSDGGDNGQKQSENVQTLLQQHGKTTVWVC